In the Candidatus Cloacimonas acidaminovorans str. Evry genome, one interval contains:
- the metK gene encoding methionine adenosyltransferase, whose amino-acid sequence MTAALHAINNTDRNGYVFTSESVSEGHPDKICDQISDAILDAYLKADPHSKVACETLATENRIVLSGEVSSRATIDIETIVRKTIKDIGYIHPDKGFDYNCSINNYLHKQEAALEENTGAGDQGLMFGYACSQTKNLMPVPIELAHKLLFNLASARKNGTIKHLLPDSKSQVSMRYLGRKAVDLKCLVISTHHDIVSETEFEELKEQIKQLVILPSIADIEDECKGYFDTKNCEIKINPLGPWQDGGPAFDTGLTGRKIIVDTYGGWAQHGGGAFSGKDASKVDRSAAYMARHIAKSIVASGLAGECLIQFSFVIGEHKPVSLMVDTFGSGKESDAEIERIIARNFDLTVEGIIDYLDLRKPIYFPTASYGHFGREGFSWERVKHISR is encoded by the coding sequence ATGACAGCAGCATTACATGCAATTAACAACACAGACAGAAATGGCTATGTTTTCACTTCGGAATCTGTTTCGGAAGGTCATCCGGATAAAATCTGCGATCAGATATCGGATGCTATTTTGGATGCCTATCTAAAAGCTGATCCTCATTCCAAAGTTGCCTGTGAAACATTAGCTACGGAAAACAGGATAGTTCTTTCGGGGGAAGTTTCTTCGCGGGCAACTATAGATATTGAAACAATTGTGCGTAAAACAATTAAGGATATTGGTTATATTCATCCGGACAAGGGTTTTGATTATAACTGCTCAATAAATAACTATTTACATAAACAGGAAGCCGCTTTAGAAGAAAATACCGGAGCAGGAGATCAAGGTTTGATGTTTGGTTATGCTTGTTCTCAAACGAAAAATCTGATGCCCGTTCCTATTGAACTGGCACATAAGCTGCTTTTTAATCTTGCCTCGGCGAGAAAAAACGGAACTATAAAACACTTGTTGCCCGATTCCAAAAGTCAGGTTTCTATGCGTTATTTGGGGCGTAAAGCAGTGGATTTGAAATGTCTGGTTATTTCTACTCACCACGATATTGTGAGTGAAACCGAATTTGAGGAACTGAAAGAACAAATAAAGCAGTTGGTTATCCTTCCTTCTATAGCCGATATTGAAGATGAATGCAAGGGCTATTTTGACACCAAGAATTGTGAAATCAAAATCAATCCTTTAGGTCCTTGGCAGGATGGAGGTCCTGCTTTTGATACAGGATTAACCGGAAGGAAAATTATTGTGGATACTTATGGTGGTTGGGCTCAACATGGAGGAGGTGCTTTTTCCGGAAAAGATGCTTCTAAAGTTGATCGGAGCGCAGCTTATATGGCAAGGCATATTGCCAAAAGTATTGTTGCCAGTGGATTAGCCGGTGAATGTTTAATTCAGTTCAGCTTTGTGATTGGTGAACACAAACCCGTTTCTTTAATGGTAGATACTTTTGGCAGCGGAAAAGAAAGCGATGCGGAAATAGAAAGAATTATTGCCAGAAACTTTGACTTGACAGTGGAAGGCATCATAGATTATTTAGACCTTCGTAAACCCATATACTTTCCTACTGCTTCTTATGGTCATTTCGGCAGAGAAGGTTTTTCCTGGGAAAGAGTTAAACATATTTCCAGATGA
- a CDS encoding acyl-CoA carboxylase subunit beta — protein MENQSPLEKLRAKRAAALLGGGEKRIAEQHAKGKLTARERIALLVDPDSFEEFDMFVTHRCTNFGLDKYIHPGDGVVTGCATINERMVYIFAQDFTVFGGSLSKTYADKICKIMDMALKNGCPVIGLNDSGGARIQEGVDALAGYAEIFWRNVMASGVIPQISAILGPCAGGAVYSPAITDFIVMEKSNSYMFVTGPKVVKTVLNETVTNEELGGAKVHTSKSGVAHFIANSEEEAMLTIKLLLSYLPSNNLEDPPYVPSADPITRNCDVLNNLVPENPNKPYDMLDVIYPIVDDGEFLQVMSNFAQNIIVGFGRMNGRSVGIVANQPKILAGVLDIDASIKGARFVRFCDSFNIPLVVLEDVPGFLPGTMQEHNGIIRNGAKLLYAFAEATVPKVTVIIRKAYGGAYCVLNSRHMRADIVYAWPSAEIAVMGPDGAVEVIFRKEAMAAENPKAVLQAREKEYREKFANPFIAAERGYIDDIIEPSETRFRLIRALEMLANKKDSIPPRKHGNIPL, from the coding sequence ATGGAAAACCAGAGCCCTCTGGAAAAGCTGAGAGCAAAACGCGCTGCAGCACTTTTAGGCGGTGGAGAAAAACGCATCGCTGAACAACACGCAAAAGGTAAACTCACTGCAAGAGAAAGGATTGCCCTTTTGGTTGATCCTGATAGTTTTGAAGAATTTGATATGTTCGTAACTCATCGTTGCACAAATTTCGGATTGGATAAATATATTCATCCGGGAGATGGTGTGGTAACAGGTTGCGCAACAATCAATGAAAGAATGGTCTATATTTTTGCCCAGGATTTTACGGTTTTTGGTGGTTCTTTATCCAAGACCTACGCTGATAAAATCTGCAAAATAATGGATATGGCACTAAAGAACGGTTGTCCTGTTATTGGACTGAATGATTCCGGTGGAGCAAGAATTCAGGAAGGCGTTGATGCTCTTGCTGGTTACGCGGAAATTTTTTGGCGTAATGTAATGGCAAGCGGAGTGATACCTCAAATTTCGGCAATTTTAGGTCCCTGTGCAGGCGGAGCTGTATATTCACCTGCCATAACGGACTTTATTGTTATGGAAAAAAGCAACAGCTATATGTTCGTTACTGGTCCTAAGGTTGTTAAAACCGTATTAAATGAAACGGTTACTAATGAGGAATTAGGTGGCGCAAAAGTTCATACCAGCAAAAGCGGTGTAGCTCATTTCATAGCTAATAGCGAAGAAGAAGCAATGCTCACTATCAAACTTCTGCTAAGTTACTTGCCTTCCAACAATTTGGAAGACCCACCTTATGTTCCGAGTGCTGATCCTATAACTCGTAATTGTGATGTTTTGAATAATCTTGTTCCTGAAAATCCTAATAAGCCCTACGATATGCTGGATGTGATTTATCCGATTGTTGATGATGGCGAATTTTTGCAGGTGATGAGTAATTTTGCCCAGAATATTATTGTCGGTTTTGGCAGGATGAATGGACGTAGTGTAGGAATTGTAGCTAATCAGCCCAAAATTTTAGCCGGTGTTTTAGATATTGATGCCAGTATTAAAGGAGCTCGTTTTGTGCGATTTTGTGATTCTTTCAATATACCTTTGGTAGTTTTGGAAGATGTTCCCGGTTTTTTACCCGGCACAATGCAAGAGCATAATGGAATTATTCGTAACGGGGCAAAACTTCTTTATGCTTTTGCGGAAGCCACAGTTCCAAAAGTTACTGTTATTATCCGTAAAGCTTATGGAGGTGCATATTGTGTTTTAAACAGTCGTCATATGCGTGCGGATATAGTTTATGCCTGGCCCTCTGCCGAAATTGCAGTTATGGGTCCTGATGGAGCAGTGGAAGTTATTTTCCGTAAAGAAGCAATGGCTGCAGAAAATCCTAAGGCGGTTCTTCAGGCAAGAGAAAAGGAATATCGGGAAAAATTTGCCAATCCCTTTATTGCTGCGGAAAGAGGATATATTGATGATATAATTGAGCCCTCGGAAACAAGATTTCGTTTAATTAGAGCTTTGGAAATGCTGGCAAATAAAAAGGACAGCATTCCTCCTCGCAAACATGGCAATATTCCTTTGTAA
- a CDS encoding OadG family protein gives MRKIMSLTLFTLCVLSSWAQINSVEQTISDSLALAREKEIISEYGFRDTATLAEVANKLQIKDIDRWKSYLGLEPHNEKLDKMSLRKLGITPYKALLAQQYSIYGFTELSTLEEVATALKMPVKKIKQEIGLDKPNSPKWDSYSLQSLNLTPEDIKKIHREFEEKSLNFGLNVTLVGMLTVFTALLITSIIIGQLNHLNRPAKEKKADLKITPGGKVRSASATLNHNVIAALVATIFLHEQSLEEKRKIALTFKRTPTNQWRASAMLNMPNREMYLKRR, from the coding sequence ATGCGAAAAATAATGTCTCTAACCCTTTTTACCTTATGCGTCTTAAGCAGTTGGGCTCAAATAAACTCTGTGGAACAAACAATATCTGATAGTTTAGCTTTAGCACGGGAAAAAGAAATTATTTCCGAATATGGTTTTCGGGATACAGCTACCCTTGCTGAAGTAGCCAACAAACTGCAAATTAAGGATATAGACCGCTGGAAGAGCTATCTTGGTTTGGAACCGCATAACGAAAAACTGGATAAAATGAGTTTAAGAAAACTGGGTATAACACCTTATAAGGCACTTCTGGCACAACAATACAGCATTTATGGCTTTACTGAACTTTCCACTTTGGAAGAAGTTGCCACTGCACTTAAAATGCCCGTGAAAAAAATCAAACAGGAAATCGGACTGGATAAGCCCAATTCTCCAAAATGGGATTCTTACTCTTTGCAGTCCTTGAACTTAACCCCTGAAGACATCAAAAAAATTCACAGGGAATTTGAAGAAAAAAGTTTGAATTTCGGACTTAATGTAACACTGGTAGGAATGTTAACCGTATTTACCGCTCTCCTTATTACCAGTATTATAATCGGGCAATTGAATCATCTGAACCGTCCTGCCAAAGAAAAAAAGGCAGACCTGAAAATTACTCCCGGAGGAAAAGTTCGTTCTGCTTCCGCTACTTTAAATCACAATGTAATAGCTGCTCTTGTTGCCACTATCTTTTTGCATGAACAATCCCTGGAAGAAAAAAGAAAAATTGCCTTAACCTTTAAACGCACTCCTACAAATCAATGGCGTGCCAGCGCTATGTTAAATATGCCCAATCGGGAAATGTATCTTAAGCGGAGATAA
- a CDS encoding acetyl-CoA carboxylase biotin carboxyl carrier protein subunit codes for MKTYKLLINNEHFEAKIVEYSPTHAKINLNGTEYLVQIEDDKIQSIPKLAAQEKAVPLAPAFSSSADLYSGEIRAPLPGVIVSILVSQGEEVKKGQAILIIEAMKMQSEIASPFDGKIDKIFVKERAPVKEGDLLMTITGAEIKVPPQSKPPQPSVEEPIGKKAVTEKILRAPLPGTIMDIKIQVNDYVHEGDVVLVLEAMKMESDIYSPRTGKISKIYVQKGDLVQDNDPLIEFED; via the coding sequence ATGAAGACCTATAAGTTGTTGATTAATAACGAACATTTTGAAGCCAAAATTGTGGAATACAGTCCCACCCACGCTAAAATAAACCTGAATGGAACGGAATATCTGGTTCAGATAGAAGACGATAAAATTCAAAGTATTCCCAAGCTTGCTGCACAGGAAAAAGCAGTTCCTTTGGCTCCTGCATTCAGCAGTAGTGCCGATCTTTATTCCGGGGAAATTCGTGCTCCTCTTCCCGGAGTGATAGTTTCTATTCTTGTTTCCCAAGGCGAAGAAGTGAAAAAAGGTCAGGCAATTCTCATTATTGAGGCAATGAAGATGCAAAGTGAAATTGCTTCTCCCTTTGACGGCAAAATAGATAAAATATTTGTGAAAGAACGAGCTCCCGTGAAGGAAGGAGATTTACTGATGACCATTACCGGAGCTGAAATTAAAGTTCCTCCTCAAAGTAAGCCACCGCAACCAAGCGTAGAAGAACCGATAGGAAAAAAAGCAGTTACAGAAAAAATTCTGCGTGCACCTCTTCCCGGAACCATTATGGATATAAAAATCCAAGTTAATGACTATGTGCACGAGGGAGATGTTGTTTTAGTTCTGGAAGCGATGAAAATGGAATCCGATATTTACAGCCCCAGAACAGGGAAAATAAGCAAAATATATGTGCAAAAGGGAGACCTCGTGCAGGATAATGACCCCTTAATTGAGTTTGAGGATTAG
- a CDS encoding sodium ion-translocating decarboxylase subunit beta: protein MQELSQFIQTTGFLNVTWGNLVMIIFGMIFVYLGVAKEFEPLLLIPIGFGIIVGNMPGVAQQGLGVMNEGSVLNYLYFGVSKSIYPSLIFLGIGAMTDFSTLIANPRLILLGAAAQFGIFATFIGSILLGFNVLEAASIGIIGGADGPTSIFLASKLAPHLLGSIALAAYSYMALVPIIQPPIMKLLTTKKERLIRMKPLRVVSKKEKIIFPIVAFVVTTFISPGSVVLLAMLFLGNLLKESGVTERLANSARTVLIDVVTVLIGLTVGAKTTADVFLTPATLKIFLLGAFSFAAATAAGVLFAKIMNLFSKNKINPLIGNAGVSAVPASARVSQVVGHQYDKTNYLLMHAMAPNVAGVVGSAIAAGVLLGILGK, encoded by the coding sequence ATGCAGGAATTAAGCCAATTTATTCAAACCACAGGTTTCTTGAATGTTACCTGGGGAAATCTGGTAATGATAATCTTCGGAATGATCTTTGTCTATTTAGGTGTAGCCAAAGAATTTGAGCCCCTGCTTCTGATTCCTATCGGTTTTGGCATTATCGTGGGAAATATGCCTGGCGTTGCCCAACAAGGATTAGGAGTGATGAATGAGGGTTCCGTTTTAAACTATCTTTATTTCGGTGTTAGTAAAAGCATTTATCCTTCCCTGATTTTTTTAGGAATAGGAGCAATGACCGATTTTTCCACTTTAATTGCCAATCCGCGACTTATTTTATTAGGAGCTGCAGCCCAATTTGGAATATTTGCTACTTTCATAGGCAGTATCCTTTTAGGATTTAATGTTTTAGAGGCAGCCTCCATTGGCATAATCGGAGGAGCTGACGGACCAACTTCCATTTTTTTAGCTTCCAAACTGGCGCCTCACCTTTTAGGTTCAATAGCTTTAGCAGCATATTCCTATATGGCATTGGTCCCTATAATTCAACCGCCGATTATGAAATTACTCACCACTAAAAAAGAGCGTCTTATTCGGATGAAGCCCTTGCGAGTGGTTTCCAAAAAGGAAAAAATAATTTTCCCCATTGTTGCTTTTGTAGTTACCACCTTCATTTCTCCAGGCAGTGTTGTTCTTCTGGCAATGCTTTTTTTAGGCAATTTATTAAAAGAAAGCGGAGTAACGGAACGCCTTGCCAATAGTGCCAGAACCGTTTTAATTGATGTAGTAACCGTTTTAATCGGTTTAACTGTTGGCGCCAAAACCACTGCAGATGTTTTTTTAACACCTGCTACACTGAAAATATTTTTGCTGGGTGCTTTTTCTTTTGCTGCTGCAACTGCTGCCGGCGTTCTTTTTGCCAAAATTATGAATCTCTTTTCCAAAAACAAGATTAACCCTTTAATTGGAAATGCCGGTGTATCTGCAGTTCCTGCTTCAGCACGCGTTTCCCAGGTAGTTGGTCATCAATATGATAAAACAAACTATCTGTTGATGCATGCAATGGCTCCTAATGTTGCAGGAGTTGTTGGCTCTGCAATTGCTGCAGGTGTCCTTTTAGGAATTTTAGGAAAATGA
- a CDS encoding 3-phosphoglycerate dehydrogenase: MPKVLIATEKPFAADAVQKIKAELEKAGYEYSFLENYTDKSELHNALADAEAVIIRSDIMDEEAFNSAPKLKIVVRAGAGYDNIDLKAATAHNVVAMNTPGQNSNAVAELAIGMMIYIARNKFNGKSGTELSGKTLTLYGFGWVARYVAKIAKGIGMDVYAYDPYLQDDVMLKEGVKPLHSVEDVFKLGDYISLHIPATEETKKCVNWNLLSLVKEDAVLVNTARKEIIDEEALLKVFAEKKKFRYVSDVAPDNSAEILELYPDRVFFTPKKMGAQTSEANTNAGIAAAKQIIAFFEKGDTTYKVN; this comes from the coding sequence ATGCCAAAAGTCCTGATTGCAACAGAAAAACCCTTTGCCGCAGATGCAGTTCAGAAAATTAAGGCAGAGCTTGAAAAAGCCGGTTACGAATACTCCTTTTTGGAGAATTATACCGATAAAAGTGAACTGCATAATGCCTTAGCTGATGCGGAAGCAGTAATTATCCGCAGTGATATTATGGATGAGGAAGCTTTTAATTCCGCTCCTAAACTTAAAATTGTTGTCCGTGCTGGTGCAGGTTATGACAATATTGATTTAAAAGCCGCTACCGCACATAATGTTGTAGCTATGAATACTCCAGGGCAAAATTCCAATGCTGTTGCCGAACTTGCTATCGGAATGATGATTTATATTGCCAGGAACAAATTTAACGGCAAATCCGGAACGGAACTCTCTGGTAAGACACTTACTCTGTATGGTTTTGGTTGGGTTGCCCGTTATGTGGCAAAAATTGCCAAAGGCATCGGAATGGATGTTTATGCCTACGATCCTTATCTGCAGGATGATGTGATGTTAAAAGAAGGCGTTAAACCCTTGCATAGTGTAGAAGATGTCTTCAAACTGGGGGATTATATTTCTCTGCATATTCCGGCTACTGAAGAAACTAAAAAATGCGTTAACTGGAATCTTTTATCTTTGGTAAAAGAAGATGCCGTTCTTGTTAATACAGCACGGAAAGAAATTATTGATGAAGAAGCACTACTTAAGGTGTTTGCCGAAAAGAAAAAATTCCGTTATGTGAGTGATGTAGCTCCGGATAATAGTGCTGAAATATTAGAACTGTATCCAGACCGTGTTTTCTTCACTCCGAAAAAAATGGGAGCCCAAACCAGCGAAGCAAATACTAATGCCGGAATTGCTGCCGCCAAACAAATTATTGCCTTCTTTGAGAAAGGCGATACAACTTACAAAGTAAACTAA
- a CDS encoding outer membrane beta-barrel protein: MKRNLIFLFIPAIILVAGTLFATESRMAGLGFPYGYIKDNSEISIYPGAINRYKTQVIGELKSPGSNPDWTLGANLPIKKCVGGIYLNTLTGINVDDMLYDSESPNLYSRGDLDLSKKIQLYLGFWDKWGIGFGMAIDNIKNDLSDTLDIYKKSSAYYFDLSGGMSTDKCDVGLQVKYAGGSAENELTTYKDFNDEFYRFGVDLAGRYYLLQNQDFDVMCLGKGYFNIDSKKIDTPNPENKPVEKTTDGNNFMIEVGAGLNYKLNDTNTIIFGFKPIRFASESIEVSKEGINGSHKMSHSFIYVPEYNLAVESKITRWLTGRVGARQNYVFYSEKDEPSGDGEFEDSEYQSEFVMNLGLGFNFGKFSIDAVLEHDFLHHGPEFIGGKTNGLASMISLTYQY, encoded by the coding sequence ATGAAACGCAACCTTATTTTTCTCTTCATTCCGGCAATTATTTTAGTTGCTGGAACTTTATTTGCTACCGAGAGCAGAATGGCAGGTCTCGGTTTTCCTTATGGTTATATTAAGGATAATTCTGAAATTTCAATTTATCCTGGAGCCATTAATCGTTATAAAACTCAAGTTATTGGAGAATTGAAGTCCCCCGGATCAAATCCCGATTGGACTTTGGGAGCAAACCTTCCTATCAAGAAATGTGTGGGGGGAATTTATCTAAATACCCTCACAGGCATTAATGTAGATGATATGCTGTATGATTCCGAATCTCCAAATTTGTATTCCCGCGGTGATTTGGACCTAAGCAAAAAGATTCAATTATACCTTGGTTTTTGGGACAAATGGGGTATCGGCTTTGGTATGGCTATAGACAATATCAAAAATGATCTTTCTGATACTCTTGATATTTATAAAAAGTCCAGTGCTTATTACTTTGATTTAAGCGGAGGTATGTCTACAGACAAATGTGATGTGGGATTGCAAGTTAAATATGCAGGTGGTTCAGCAGAGAATGAACTGACTACTTATAAGGATTTCAATGATGAATTCTACCGCTTTGGAGTTGATCTTGCAGGCAGATATTATTTACTGCAAAATCAGGATTTTGATGTAATGTGTCTGGGTAAGGGATATTTTAATATAGATAGTAAGAAAATAGATACTCCAAACCCGGAAAATAAACCTGTAGAGAAAACAACTGATGGTAACAATTTTATGATTGAAGTTGGAGCAGGCCTTAACTACAAACTCAACGATACTAATACTATCATCTTTGGCTTTAAACCCATTCGTTTCGCTTCCGAAAGTATAGAAGTGTCAAAAGAGGGAATTAACGGCTCGCATAAAATGTCGCATAGTTTTATCTATGTTCCGGAATACAATCTGGCTGTGGAATCAAAAATTACCCGTTGGCTGACTGGACGCGTGGGAGCTCGTCAGAATTATGTATTTTATTCCGAAAAAGATGAGCCAAGCGGAGATGGGGAGTTCGAAGATTCGGAATATCAGTCCGAATTTGTAATGAACCTTGGTTTGGGCTTCAACTTTGGCAAATTCAGCATAGATGCTGTTCTGGAACACGATTTTCTGCATCACGGACCTGAATTCATTGGTGGCAAAACCAATGGCCTTGCCTCAATGATTTCTTTAACTTATCAATACTAA
- the mtnA gene encoding S-methyl-5-thioribose-1-phosphate isomerase, with protein MQIDGKQYLSVWFENERVKMIDQNKLPFEFRIAEYSNYLEICDAIREMTVRGAPAIGAAGAYAIALAAQNAPEEKFRAYLRTARDELIATRPTAIDLRNGVNYVYEQTIKFIPDYRHSRQVAILAAREFAKKSIDDCYQIGKIGSEIVPQGARILTHCNAGALATVDWGTALAVIRIAHQQNKDIFVYVDETRPRFQGARLTAFELEQEGIPHTIITDSASGFYFWKKEIDLVITGADRICLNGDIANKIGTYEKAVLAKEHKVPFYVAAPFSTFDLTTKEGADIPIEIRDEDEIKRINGTYLANPGSPALNPSFDITPAKLITGIITPKGIFKPKDAARQVQI; from the coding sequence ATGCAAATAGACGGAAAACAATACCTTTCGGTATGGTTTGAAAACGAACGGGTTAAAATGATAGACCAGAATAAATTACCCTTTGAATTCCGCATTGCGGAATACAGTAATTATCTGGAAATTTGTGATGCCATCAGAGAAATGACCGTTCGCGGAGCTCCTGCAATTGGAGCTGCAGGTGCTTATGCCATTGCCTTGGCAGCTCAAAATGCCCCGGAGGAAAAATTCCGTGCCTATTTACGAACTGCCAGAGATGAACTTATAGCTACGCGTCCTACAGCCATTGATCTTCGCAATGGGGTTAATTATGTTTATGAACAAACCATCAAGTTTATTCCTGATTATAGGCATTCGCGTCAGGTAGCTATTTTAGCGGCACGGGAATTTGCCAAAAAAAGCATTGATGACTGCTATCAAATAGGCAAAATAGGCAGTGAAATAGTTCCTCAGGGAGCTCGTATTCTAACTCACTGTAATGCAGGTGCGTTAGCAACTGTAGATTGGGGAACTGCTTTAGCTGTAATTCGGATTGCCCATCAACAAAATAAGGATATATTTGTTTATGTGGATGAAACCCGTCCCCGTTTTCAAGGTGCACGCTTAACTGCCTTTGAACTGGAACAGGAAGGCATTCCGCATACGATAATTACAGATAGCGCTAGCGGTTTTTATTTCTGGAAAAAGGAGATTGATTTGGTGATAACCGGTGCCGACAGAATTTGCCTTAATGGTGATATAGCTAATAAAATAGGCACTTATGAAAAGGCAGTGTTAGCCAAAGAACATAAAGTACCTTTCTATGTAGCGGCACCTTTTAGCACTTTTGATTTAACCACTAAAGAAGGAGCCGATATTCCTATTGAAATTCGGGATGAAGATGAAATTAAACGCATCAACGGAACCTATCTTGCCAATCCAGGTTCACCGGCATTAAATCCTTCTTTTGATATAACTCCTGCCAAACTTATCACTGGAATAATCACTCCCAAAGGTATTTTTAAGCCCAAAGATGCAGCCAGGCAGGTACAGATATGA
- a CDS encoding amidohydrolase codes for MIFDIVLEGGSIITMDDKNRILSQSCIAIKDGKIQAIFPIGSSSYEAKQKIDTRNCFIIPGLINMHSHLPMTYFRGLADDLPLNTWLQKYIWPLEAKLIKPQLVYDATLHGASEMIKNGISTTNDMYFCMNSIADACSQVGLRVFISEALIDNESPKEYRDNTIGRRITQLKEEYKDNPLIDFTLAPHSIYACSAQTLKTCAKIAKDNNILIHTHLSEIREEVENCLKIHKLKPVEYLKELGLLEVRGIFAHGIWIEEEEMELLAEKGLSSIAICTESNLKLSSGFAPIKKYQEKGINLCLGTDGVASNNNLDLLTEMSVTAKLHKALNNDPTMLPAQEAFAFVTINAAKALGKEKELGSLETGKIADIAVVSLQELENSPVYNPYSLLVYAINSHSIRDMIIQGKIVMQNRQLCNVNEQQILDKAAEYKEMILQATEK; via the coding sequence ATGATTTTTGACATCGTTTTGGAAGGTGGCTCTATAATTACTATGGATGACAAAAACAGGATTTTGTCACAATCCTGTATAGCTATCAAAGATGGTAAGATACAGGCTATTTTCCCTATTGGCAGTTCCTCTTACGAAGCAAAGCAGAAAATAGATACCCGTAATTGTTTTATTATTCCCGGTTTAATCAATATGCATTCCCATTTGCCAATGACCTATTTTCGCGGTTTGGCAGATGACCTGCCGTTAAATACTTGGCTGCAGAAATATATTTGGCCCCTGGAAGCAAAACTGATAAAACCACAATTGGTGTATGATGCAACTCTTCACGGTGCCAGTGAAATGATTAAAAACGGAATCAGCACTACCAACGATATGTATTTTTGTATGAATTCTATAGCGGATGCCTGTTCCCAAGTCGGTTTAAGGGTTTTTATCAGTGAAGCGTTGATTGATAATGAATCCCCAAAAGAATATAGAGATAACACTATCGGAAGAAGAATTACTCAGCTGAAAGAAGAATATAAAGATAATCCGCTTATTGATTTTACTTTAGCTCCTCATTCTATATATGCTTGTAGTGCTCAGACCCTGAAAACCTGTGCTAAGATAGCAAAGGATAATAACATCCTAATTCATACTCATCTTTCCGAAATTAGGGAAGAAGTAGAGAATTGCCTTAAAATTCATAAATTGAAACCTGTGGAATATTTGAAAGAATTGGGTCTTTTAGAGGTGCGAGGTATTTTTGCTCATGGAATTTGGATTGAGGAAGAGGAAATGGAACTTTTAGCAGAAAAAGGGCTTAGCAGTATTGCTATTTGCACAGAAAGTAACCTGAAACTCAGTTCCGGTTTTGCCCCTATTAAAAAGTATCAGGAAAAAGGCATCAATCTCTGTTTAGGCACCGATGGAGTTGCCAGTAACAATAATTTGGATTTACTTACAGAAATGTCTGTAACTGCCAAACTGCATAAAGCACTGAATAATGATCCTACAATGCTTCCCGCTCAAGAGGCATTCGCTTTTGTTACCATCAATGCGGCAAAGGCATTAGGTAAAGAAAAAGAACTTGGCTCACTGGAAACAGGTAAAATTGCCGATATTGCTGTTGTTTCTTTACAGGAACTGGAAAATAGTCCCGTTTACAATCCTTATTCGCTTTTGGTTTATGCCATAAACAGTCACAGCATTCGCGATATGATTATTCAGGGAAAAATAGTAATGCAAAACCGCCAACTCTGCAATGTAAATGAACAGCAGATTCTGGATAAGGCAGCTGAGTATAAGGAAATGATTTTACAGGCAACAGAAAAATGA
- the smpB gene encoding SsrA-binding protein SmpB → MKTIKNRRAEHDYFIIQTLEAGIALKGTEIKSIRAGKVNFKDSYAKIEDGECWLHNLHISPWEKAAYFNHEAERKRKLLLHKHEIRRLKTKVEEQGMTLIPLELFINDEGLCKITLALAKGKKAYDKREVMRKKDLERDQEG, encoded by the coding sequence ATGAAAACCATCAAAAATCGCCGTGCTGAGCACGATTACTTTATAATCCAAACCCTGGAAGCAGGTATTGCCCTAAAAGGAACGGAAATAAAATCCATTCGTGCCGGAAAAGTGAATTTTAAGGATAGCTATGCCAAAATTGAAGATGGAGAATGCTGGCTACATAATTTGCATATCAGTCCCTGGGAAAAAGCTGCCTACTTTAATCACGAAGCGGAACGCAAACGGAAACTGCTGTTGCATAAACACGAAATAAGACGCTTAAAAACCAAAGTGGAAGAACAAGGTATGACTCTTATTCCTTTGGAGTTATTCATCAATGATGAAGGACTTTGTAAAATAACCCTCGCTTTGGCTAAAGGGAAAAAGGCGTATGATAAAAGAGAAGTTATGCGCAAAAAAGACCTGGAAAGAGACCAGGAAGGTTGA